The following are from one region of the Oculatellaceae cyanobacterium genome:
- a CDS encoding glycosyltransferase, translating to MNIVGGINLPKSADTSDLYIQCNESASINYQEDDKKVVLSHGGIVSSNSYFNSFYERFYTKYTSLSSIYYLLKLEGDFQISVYREVNGEHNREIISEQDFEKCQFSEPVKILPINLIQNEKAGRIYFEITCSSEQGAFKEAWIATDENKTREVSLAIVICTFKKEDYIKNTLTRISQDKLLQAKNFKVFVVDNGRTLNEADFREPNLQIFPNINAGGSGGFTRGLVEALEENIYSHFLLMDDDIELESQCIYRLFSLHEYAKIDLAVAGGLLNLEKKHMLYEAGATYNEDSKTRGFAPGSLTAVNNNIDLRSSSSLNRLLVEEHIDYGGFWFFSFSREVVEKIKLPLPLFIKVDDIEFCLRIKDLGNKIVAFPSLAVWHQPASAKNLNWETYYYIRNDLITYAIHYFIDYMDTVEHFTKVILQSLSRFDYNHVEMVIKSFEDYIKGPIFIKNSEPEVLHLNILKLSKSYDSQNQIDKLTAINLLTRWFKVAAESSSQWSSVSSEWKSASKDMTSTIFWQRYLGLKN from the coding sequence ATGAATATAGTAGGTGGAATAAACCTTCCTAAATCAGCCGATACTTCTGATTTATACATCCAGTGTAATGAATCTGCCTCTATAAACTACCAGGAAGATGATAAAAAAGTTGTCTTAAGCCATGGTGGAATTGTATCTTCAAATTCTTACTTTAATTCCTTTTACGAAAGATTTTATACTAAATATACAAGTCTTAGCTCTATCTATTATTTGCTAAAACTTGAAGGAGATTTTCAAATTTCTGTTTACAGAGAAGTTAATGGAGAGCACAACAGAGAAATTATTTCTGAACAGGATTTTGAAAAATGTCAATTTTCAGAACCTGTAAAAATCTTACCAATAAATCTTATTCAAAATGAAAAAGCTGGCAGAATATATTTTGAGATCACCTGTTCTAGTGAACAAGGTGCATTTAAAGAGGCGTGGATAGCAACTGATGAAAATAAAACTAGAGAAGTATCGTTAGCAATTGTCATTTGCACCTTCAAAAAAGAGGATTATATAAAAAATACATTAACCAGGATCTCTCAAGATAAATTACTGCAAGCTAAAAACTTCAAAGTATTTGTTGTTGATAATGGTAGAACTTTAAACGAAGCTGATTTCAGAGAGCCAAATCTGCAAATTTTTCCCAATATAAATGCGGGTGGAAGTGGTGGTTTTACTAGAGGGCTAGTTGAAGCTCTAGAGGAGAACATCTACTCTCACTTTTTGCTGATGGATGATGATATAGAGTTAGAAAGTCAATGTATTTATAGGTTATTTTCTTTGCATGAGTACGCCAAGATTGATTTGGCAGTAGCTGGCGGACTGCTAAATTTAGAGAAAAAGCATATGTTATATGAAGCAGGAGCAACGTATAACGAAGATTCTAAAACTAGAGGATTTGCACCTGGGTCATTAACTGCTGTTAATAATAATATTGATCTACGAAGTTCTAGTTCTCTCAACAGGTTGCTGGTGGAAGAACATATAGATTATGGAGGATTTTGGTTCTTTTCTTTTTCTAGAGAAGTTGTTGAAAAAATTAAATTACCACTACCTTTATTTATTAAGGTAGATGATATAGAGTTTTGTTTAAGAATTAAAGATTTGGGCAACAAAATAGTAGCTTTTCCATCGCTAGCTGTCTGGCATCAACCTGCTTCGGCAAAGAATTTAAATTGGGAAACTTATTATTATATCCGTAATGATTTAATTACTTATGCTATCCATTATTTTATAGATTATATGGATACAGTTGAGCATTTTACAAAAGTAATACTTCAGTCTTTATCAAGGTTTGATTATAATCATGTAGAGATGGTTATAAAATCTTTTGAAGATTATATAAAAGGGCCAATTTTTATTAAGAACTCTGAGCCGGAAGTTTTGCATTTAAACATTTTAAAGCTTAGTAAAAGCTATGATAGCCAAAATCAGATAGATAAATTAACTGCTATTAACCTTTTGACTAGGTGGTTTAAAGTTGCTGCTGAAAGTAGTAGTCAATGGTCATCTGTAAGTAGTGAATGGAAAAGTGCTTCAAAGGACATGACATCTACTATATTTTGGCAGCGATATCTTGGGTTGAAAAACTAA
- the xylB gene encoding xylulokinase: protein MLLGIDLGTGSAKALLLAIDGTVTGEASSSYPVHSPQPGWAESEPGDWWLAAAKAVRQAVGNHADQVQAIALSGQMHGVVLASDSGQPLRPAILWADTRSSATLNTYQSLDAAILERLGNPITAGMAGSTLLWLREHEPTVYAQARWVLQPKDWLRLRMTGEVATEPSDASGTLLYDVVEDNWAWDAISALNLRCDWLPKIIPSSAIAGYLTTVASEHLGLPVGLPVIAGAADTAAAALGNGLLEPGLVQLTIGTGAQIITPRSQPIIDPHGRTHLYRAAIPNGWYTLAAIQNAGLALEWVRGILGLSWQEVYTKAFSVPPGCEGLTFLPYLTGERTPHLDPYIRGAWVGLGLHHTQAHMMRAALEGVAFALRQGLEALEATGFQATELRLAGGGTAEMPWKQLLTDVLRIPLYATIVAAASARGAALLAGIGIGVFTDTNDTLKLAATPTLAATPQPVEPAIEEAWMRYQSLYPQLKNSEKS from the coding sequence ATGCTGCTTGGCATAGATTTAGGAACAGGCTCTGCTAAAGCATTGCTCTTAGCGATAGACGGAACCGTTACAGGTGAAGCATCAAGCTCCTATCCTGTTCATTCTCCCCAACCTGGATGGGCTGAGTCGGAACCAGGCGATTGGTGGTTAGCTGCTGCAAAGGCTGTTAGGCAGGCAGTGGGAAATCACGCTGACCAAGTACAGGCGATCGCACTTTCAGGGCAAATGCACGGTGTTGTCCTAGCTTCGGATTCGGGTCAGCCCCTACGTCCTGCTATCCTTTGGGCAGATACTCGCTCTAGTGCCACACTTAACACTTATCAGTCCCTCGATGCAGCTATTCTAGAGCGATTGGGCAACCCGATTACAGCAGGCATGGCTGGTTCCACCTTGCTGTGGCTAAGAGAACACGAGCCTACTGTCTACGCCCAAGCGCGTTGGGTACTTCAGCCAAAAGATTGGCTACGGTTACGGATGACTGGAGAAGTGGCAACAGAACCATCTGACGCTAGTGGTACATTGCTTTACGATGTTGTCGAAGACAACTGGGCTTGGGATGCAATTTCAGCGCTAAATCTACGTTGTGATTGGCTACCCAAAATTATCCCCTCTAGTGCGATCGCAGGCTACCTAACAACTGTTGCTTCTGAGCATCTTGGCTTACCTGTGGGCTTACCCGTTATCGCTGGTGCTGCGGATACGGCAGCGGCGGCACTTGGTAATGGACTACTAGAACCTGGTTTAGTGCAACTCACCATTGGCACAGGCGCTCAAATCATTACACCTCGCTCCCAACCAATTATCGATCCTCATGGTCGGACACATTTATATCGAGCCGCCATACCTAACGGGTGGTACACCCTTGCCGCTATCCAAAATGCTGGGTTAGCCCTGGAGTGGGTGCGAGGTATCCTTGGGTTGAGTTGGCAGGAAGTCTATACTAAAGCGTTTTCTGTTCCCCCAGGATGTGAAGGCTTGACATTTTTGCCATACCTCACAGGTGAGCGAACTCCGCACCTTGACCCATATATACGTGGGGCATGGGTGGGGCTGGGACTTCATCACACACAGGCGCACATGATGCGGGCAGCTTTAGAGGGAGTTGCTTTTGCCTTGCGACAAGGTTTAGAGGCACTTGAGGCAACAGGTTTTCAAGCAACAGAACTGCGTTTAGCAGGCGGTGGAACGGCAGAAATGCCTTGGAAACAATTACTAACTGATGTATTGAGAATACCCCTCTATGCAACTATAGTTGCTGCTGCTTCTGCGCGTGGTGCTGCTCTACTGGCGGGTATAGGAATTGGTGTATTCACCGATACTAATGACACACTGAAACTGGCAGCCACGCCAACGCTTGCTGCAACTCCCCAACCAGTTGAACCAGCTATAGAAGAGGCTTGGATGCGATATCAATCCCTTTATCCACAACTTAAAAACTCTGAGAAAAGTTAA
- a CDS encoding mannitol dehydrogenase family protein — MNSNTSTGSTIKLNEASLARLPGNVRVPKYDRHQITNGIVHIGVGGFHRSHQALYLDDYFHQNPGSDWGICGVGLLDYDFDRRMRDALLSQDYLYTLIERSLEGDRARVIGSITRYLFAPDNRQAVIEAMAAPECRIVTLTITESGYYYIEGSGNFDVNHPTMQHDLQNPDQPIGTYGFLTAALEKRRKQGLAPFTILSCDNIQGNGNMVRKMLTTFAQLRDPDLGRWIAEYVAFPNCMVDRITPLTTPADIKMVGEFGIDDAFPCVAEPFIQWVIEDSFCAGRPDWESVGVQMTKDVHPYEMMKIRLLNASHMLIGYLGSLAGYNYVYEVMADPLFQQAVANLMDEVTPTLQPVPGIDLDEYKKTLIERFSNPKIRDQLPRLCLNGSAKIPKFVLGSLRNKLQLGGAIDYLSLTIAAWCRYINSYDEQGQPIPIDDPLADILIQRARLNELDPRPLLSISEIFGDLEQSPRFVETVADQLRTLQEFGAKGTLTQFSQT; from the coding sequence ATGAACAGCAATACCAGCACAGGCTCAACAATCAAGCTCAATGAAGCATCCCTGGCTCGTTTACCTGGAAACGTGCGCGTACCAAAGTACGATCGCCATCAAATTACTAATGGGATTGTGCATATTGGGGTGGGTGGATTTCATCGATCGCATCAAGCGCTTTATCTTGATGATTATTTCCATCAGAATCCTGGTAGTGATTGGGGAATCTGTGGTGTTGGATTGCTGGACTACGATTTTGACAGGCGAATGCGGGATGCGCTTCTGTCCCAAGATTATTTGTATACCTTAATTGAGCGATCACTAGAAGGAGATCGCGCTAGAGTCATCGGTTCGATCACCCGATACCTGTTTGCACCAGACAATCGTCAAGCAGTTATCGAAGCAATGGCAGCTCCGGAATGCCGAATTGTGACTCTCACGATTACTGAAAGCGGCTACTACTACATTGAAGGAAGTGGCAATTTCGATGTCAACCACCCGACGATGCAGCATGATTTGCAAAATCCTGACCAACCAATCGGGACATACGGTTTTTTGACAGCCGCACTCGAAAAGCGACGCAAACAGGGATTAGCACCCTTTACAATACTGTCCTGCGACAATATCCAGGGCAACGGCAACATGGTGCGGAAAATGCTAACGACATTTGCCCAACTGCGCGATCCAGATTTAGGACGTTGGATTGCTGAATACGTTGCCTTTCCCAACTGCATGGTTGATCGCATTACTCCCCTCACAACCCCAGCAGATATCAAAATGGTTGGGGAATTTGGTATTGATGATGCGTTTCCATGCGTCGCGGAGCCTTTCATTCAGTGGGTAATCGAAGATAGCTTTTGTGCAGGCAGACCCGATTGGGAATCTGTTGGTGTTCAGATGACTAAGGATGTTCATCCCTACGAGATGATGAAAATCCGGCTACTCAATGCCAGTCATATGCTGATTGGCTATCTCGGCTCTCTGGCAGGTTATAACTACGTTTATGAAGTCATGGCTGATCCCTTGTTCCAGCAAGCAGTCGCTAACTTGATGGACGAGGTGACACCAACGCTCCAACCCGTTCCTGGGATTGATTTAGACGAGTATAAAAAGACTTTAATCGAACGGTTTTCCAATCCTAAAATTCGCGATCAGCTTCCACGCCTGTGTCTGAATGGATCTGCCAAAATTCCTAAGTTTGTTTTAGGATCGCTCCGGAATAAATTACAACTTGGAGGTGCGATCGATTACCTAAGTTTGACGATTGCTGCTTGGTGTCGGTACATCAATAGTTATGATGAACAAGGGCAACCTATTCCGATTGATGACCCATTAGCAGATATCCTCATTCAACGCGCCAGATTGAATGAATTAGATCCCAGACCATTACTCAGCATCTCGGAAATTTTTGGAGATTTAGAACAGTCGCCACGTTTCGTCGAAACCGTTGCTGACCAGTTGCGTACTTTACAGGAGTTCGGTGCTAAAGGAACCCTCACCCAATTCTCGCAGACATAG